In Rutidosis leptorrhynchoides isolate AG116_Rl617_1_P2 chromosome 2, CSIRO_AGI_Rlap_v1, whole genome shotgun sequence, one genomic interval encodes:
- the LOC139892008 gene encoding mitochondrial inner membrane protease ATP23-like — MADGTDSVPSGKGGMTVDDCETMIQRSLRTPTVKFLREHLEKSGCSIASNFIKAVNCNQRMSGGYVRGEGIVVCSNHLTIQDEVTQVVIHELIHAFDDCRAANLDWTNCAHHACSEIRAGHLSGDCHYKRELLRGYLKIRGHEQECVKRRVMKSLANNPYCSKSAAKDAMEAVWDTCYNDTKPFDRAP, encoded by the exons ATGGCTGACGGAACCGATTCTGTACCATCCGGTAAAGGTGGAATGACGGTTGATGATTGCGAAACTATGATTCAAAGAAGCCTTAGAA CTCCAACAGTGAAGTTTTTACGTGAGCATTTGGAGAAAAGTGGATGTAGTATCGCATCTAATTTCATCAAGGCCGTTAATTGCAATCAACGGATGAGCGGTGGTTATGTTCGTGGTGAAGGG ATTGTGGTATGTAGTAATCACTTGACGATTCAAGATGAGGTAACTCAAGTGGTTATTCATGAACTTATTCATGCGTTTGATGACTGTCGAGCTGCAAATTTGGATTGGACTAATTGCGCTCATCATGCTTGTAGTGAG ATCCGCGCTGGCCATCTCAGTGGTGACTGCCACTATAAAAGGGAACTATTGAGAGGTTATCTTAAAATAAGAGGTCATGAACAA GAATGCGTAAAAAGAAGAGTAATGAAGTCATTGGCAAACAACCCTTACTGTTCAAAATCAGCTGCCAAGGATGCAATGGAAGCCGTCTGGGACACGTGCTATAATGATACCAAACCATTTGACAGAGCCCCTTAG